A stretch of Kyrpidia spormannii DNA encodes these proteins:
- a CDS encoding glycine-rich domain-containing protein encodes MAKRIGILAAAALITIGLIYVMTGPFRDNRIVTVAGDILLPILWFATIGILGANRRSPGIRKTPVTNRAPVSGNGRTQESSRTHSRPDWGTIPKSLDLQKDTPLEPLAERLAASLDPAYVEKVRNRCLKDHPEWTAEEFDWALFELKRFFLMSAILRYTPMYSQTVDEVWHTMLLFTLEYEDFCTRFAGRMIHHVPNPDPILNPGERAWFDWTYHQIFHPLPYSWFAWNGFFRYPLPADLIQEFEKSEFSALKEKYFRPDTPYAHWLVNTLRDQISQAKIKLAGSSGSTKGRRTAKKSPIPALAAGAASMVYFSLAEPEQFAARMASASPATAAAAKRDRSGGGSSCGSWGYYWGDGDSHHHSPGHNGSSCGGSSCGSSCGSSCGGGCGGS; translated from the coding sequence GTGGCAAAGCGAATCGGCATTCTTGCGGCTGCGGCCTTGATCACCATCGGTCTCATCTACGTCATGACAGGCCCCTTTCGCGACAATCGAATCGTCACCGTGGCGGGCGACATCCTGTTGCCGATCCTGTGGTTTGCCACCATAGGGATCTTGGGCGCTAACCGGAGAAGTCCCGGGATTCGCAAAACACCGGTGACCAACCGCGCCCCGGTTTCCGGGAATGGCCGCACCCAGGAGAGTTCCCGCACCCACTCTCGGCCCGACTGGGGGACCATCCCGAAAAGTCTGGATCTGCAAAAAGACACGCCCTTGGAACCTTTAGCGGAACGATTGGCCGCGTCCCTGGATCCGGCCTATGTGGAGAAGGTCAGAAATCGTTGCCTCAAAGATCACCCGGAGTGGACAGCCGAGGAATTCGATTGGGCCTTATTCGAGCTCAAACGCTTTTTCCTCATGTCGGCCATCCTCCGCTACACGCCCATGTACAGCCAGACGGTGGACGAAGTGTGGCACACCATGCTCCTGTTCACCCTGGAATACGAGGATTTTTGTACCCGATTTGCCGGCCGGATGATCCATCACGTCCCGAATCCCGATCCCATCCTCAACCCCGGGGAGAGGGCGTGGTTCGATTGGACCTATCACCAGATTTTCCATCCGCTCCCCTACAGTTGGTTCGCATGGAACGGATTTTTCCGCTATCCTTTGCCCGCCGATCTCATTCAGGAGTTTGAGAAAAGCGAGTTTTCAGCCTTGAAGGAAAAATATTTCCGTCCAGACACTCCTTACGCCCATTGGCTGGTCAACACCCTGCGGGACCAGATCAGTCAGGCAAAAATAAAGCTCGCCGGGAGTTCGGGAAGCACGAAGGGGCGCCGAACCGCCAAAAAATCGCCCATCCCAGCCCTGGCCGCCGGCGCCGCTTCGATGGTTTATTTTTCCTTGGCCGAACCGGAACAGTTTGCCGCAAGAATGGCCTCCGCATCGCCTGCGACGGCCGCCGCTGCAAAACGGGACCGCTCGGGCGGCGGCAGCTCCTGCGGATCCTGGGGGTACTACTGGGGGGATGGCGATTCCCACCACCACTCCCCGGGTCACAACGGCTCCTCTTGTGGCGGCAGTTCCTGCGGAAGCAGCTGCGGCAGCAGTTGCGGAGGCGGATGCGGAGGGAGTTGA
- a CDS encoding IS607 family transposase, whose protein sequence is MKVSIGRAAKELGVAPETLRRWEAEGKIQVERTPGGHRRYDLASLRGWARKEPEPKERVTLAYARVSSHDQKGDLERQVELLETFCAANGWRFEVVRDLGSGLNYNKRGLRELIRRICSGEVGRLVVTHKDCLLRFGSELVFSLCEHFGTEVVIINASEEATFEEELVQDVLEIITVFSARLYGSRSRKNRDILKTLKEAADAICLENASGSG, encoded by the coding sequence ATGAAGGTTTCCATTGGTAGAGCGGCCAAAGAGCTGGGAGTTGCCCCGGAGACCCTTCGCCGCTGGGAAGCGGAGGGGAAGATTCAGGTGGAGCGGACGCCCGGAGGTCACCGTCGGTATGACCTGGCCAGCCTTCGCGGATGGGCCCGCAAGGAACCGGAACCGAAAGAGCGGGTCACTCTCGCCTATGCCCGGGTCTCCAGTCACGACCAGAAGGGGGATTTGGAACGGCAAGTGGAGTTGCTGGAGACGTTCTGCGCCGCAAACGGGTGGCGGTTTGAGGTGGTCCGCGACTTGGGTTCCGGGCTCAACTACAACAAAAGGGGCCTGCGGGAACTCATTCGCCGGATCTGTTCCGGGGAGGTGGGCCGGTTGGTGGTCACCCACAAGGACTGTCTGCTTCGGTTCGGGTCGGAGTTGGTCTTCTCCTTGTGCGAGCATTTTGGAACGGAGGTGGTCATCATCAATGCCTCGGAAGAGGCGACCTTCGAGGAAGAGCTGGTGCAGGACGTGCTGGAGATCATCACGGTGTTTTCGGCCCGGCTGTACGGGAGCCGGAGCCGGAAGAACCGGGACATCCTGAAGACGTTGAAGGAGGCGGCCGATGCGATCTGCCTTGAAAATGCTTCTGGAAGTGGATGA
- a CDS encoding aconitase X swivel domain-containing protein, translating to MTAPQAAEAFACHKISGGVASGEVLFSQDDICFYLCDPETGKVIEDGHCLYGVSVSGKILVFPSGKGSSVVQTDGLYQLAMRGNAPKAVVVQHPDTVLVATCIILDVPMVDRVEAAFYERVKTGDAVRLDASSGVIQLIGRA from the coding sequence ATGACGGCACCCCAAGCTGCGGAGGCCTTTGCGTGCCACAAAATCTCCGGGGGCGTGGCATCCGGGGAAGTTCTGTTTTCCCAGGATGATATCTGCTTTTATCTGTGCGACCCGGAGACGGGCAAGGTCATCGAGGACGGCCACTGTCTTTACGGCGTCAGCGTCTCGGGGAAGATTTTGGTCTTCCCCAGCGGGAAAGGGAGCTCCGTCGTCCAGACCGACGGGCTATACCAGTTGGCCATGCGGGGGAATGCCCCGAAAGCGGTGGTGGTCCAGCACCCGGACACCGTCCTCGTGGCGACCTGCATCATTCTCGACGTGCCCATGGTCGATCGGGTGGAGGCCGCTTTTTATGAACGGGTCAAGACCGGTGATGCCGTTCGGTTGGACGCGTCGAGCGGAGTGATCCAACTCATCGGGAGAGCGTAG
- a CDS encoding RNA-guided endonuclease InsQ/TnpB family protein: protein MKIFKSFRFRLEPTTEQSQCLTRYRGCARLVWNKALALQKGRLEAGYPLLSYEELARLLTLWRHSEEYGFLANAPVHPLQWTLKFLDRAIRAAFDKSNPARFPTFKKKNRDEAGLRFPDPKQIKLDLSTKDADGRCVLPKVFLPKIGWVKFRKSRTIDGTIRNATVTWQAGHWYISFQTEIDVPEPVHPSESAVGIDRGIVHFAALSDGTFVDAPGWFRRHEKKLAWEMRKLSRKKRFSRNWQKQKARIQRLHAHIANARRDFLHKTSTAISKTHAMVFVEDLRIQNMSRSAKGTRENPGKNVRAKSGLNKAILDQGWSMFQTFLEYKLHWSGGWLGTVPAPYTSQRCPVPECGHVSNANRPRQSTFRCERCGYEGNADTVGAMNILRAGLARIACSPV from the coding sequence ATGAAAATTTTCAAGTCCTTTCGATTCCGTTTGGAACCCACAACCGAACAATCCCAGTGCCTCACCCGTTACCGGGGATGTGCGCGGTTGGTCTGGAACAAGGCGCTGGCCTTGCAAAAGGGGCGACTGGAGGCCGGGTACCCTTTACTCTCGTATGAGGAGCTTGCCCGGCTCCTGACACTCTGGAGACACAGCGAGGAATACGGGTTTTTGGCCAACGCCCCTGTGCACCCTTTGCAGTGGACGCTCAAGTTCCTGGATCGGGCAATCCGGGCGGCGTTTGACAAGTCCAACCCGGCGCGCTTCCCGACGTTCAAGAAAAAGAACCGGGACGAGGCGGGCCTGCGCTTTCCGGACCCGAAACAGATCAAGCTCGACCTGTCGACCAAGGATGCGGACGGGCGGTGTGTCTTGCCGAAGGTTTTCCTGCCCAAGATCGGGTGGGTGAAGTTCCGCAAGTCCCGGACCATCGACGGGACGATTCGGAATGCCACGGTAACATGGCAGGCCGGGCACTGGTACATCTCTTTCCAGACGGAGATCGACGTGCCGGAGCCGGTCCACCCGTCGGAGTCGGCTGTGGGGATCGACCGGGGAATTGTGCATTTTGCGGCGTTGTCGGACGGCACGTTTGTCGATGCGCCGGGGTGGTTCCGGCGGCATGAAAAGAAACTGGCTTGGGAAATGCGGAAGCTGTCGCGGAAGAAAAGGTTCTCGCGAAACTGGCAGAAACAGAAGGCCAGGATTCAGCGTCTTCATGCGCATATCGCGAATGCCCGGCGGGATTTTCTGCACAAGACCTCCACGGCCATCAGCAAAACCCACGCGATGGTGTTTGTGGAGGATTTGCGGATCCAGAACATGAGCCGGTCGGCCAAGGGGACGAGGGAGAATCCGGGGAAGAACGTGCGGGCGAAGAGCGGGCTGAACAAAGCGATCCTGGACCAAGGGTGGTCGATGTTCCAGACGTTTTTGGAGTACAAGCTCCACTGGTCGGGAGGCTGGCTGGGGACCGTCCCGGCCCCGTACACGAGCCAAAGATGCCCGGTACCGGAATGCGGGCATGTGAGCAATGCGAATCGGCCGAGGCAATCGACATTCCGGTGCGAGAGGTGCGGGTATGAGGGCAATGCCGACACAGTGGGAGCGATGAACATTTTAAGGGCTGGACTGGCCCGGATCGCCTGTTCTCCGGTGTAG
- a CDS encoding helix-turn-helix domain-containing protein, producing the protein MEKLLTPEQVAEHLVVAERTVYEWLRTGRLRGIKLGRLWRVREKDLEAFLQGEEEEPLSFEDPAAARRGLEGVKGSLVVPWKKLPKKREATEEDGAWLESDLGGELPPYDWGPEGPPKGKPVRYVPGVGPVVEGGKHDR; encoded by the coding sequence ATGGAGAAGCTGCTGACTCCTGAGCAGGTGGCTGAGCACTTGGTTGTGGCTGAACGTACAGTCTACGAATGGCTCCGGACCGGGCGCCTGCGAGGGATCAAACTCGGGCGCCTGTGGCGGGTGCGTGAGAAGGACTTGGAGGCTTTCCTCCAGGGCGAGGAAGAGGAACCTTTGTCTTTCGAGGATCCGGCGGCTGCACGCCGTGGGCTGGAGGGCGTGAAGGGCAGCCTCGTGGTGCCTTGGAAGAAGCTGCCCAAAAAACGTGAGGCAACGGAAGAGGACGGCGCATGGCTGGAATCGGACCTGGGCGGGGAACTTCCACCTTATGACTGGGGACCGGAAGGCCCGCCGAAGGGAAAGCCGGTGCGGTACGTGCCGGGCGTAGGTCCTGTGGTTGAGGGCGGAAAGCATGATCGGTGA
- a CDS encoding MurR/RpiR family transcriptional regulator, with the protein MKELQNLKSLEDFLQRLGAAAGESETNRHLADYFATHYLEIPFMTAGEVAAEAKVSQASVSRFCMSLGFHGYSDLLRELQKLVREDITAPKRLRYATRGNRDDYEEILANEQLNIAGLREVAEQEAFRRLADKLATAPRVVLLSARMSATLLPYMTYVLNKMRDGVEEVLPHTPAWNSLPLRDPAGTQIVTIAFPRYPNILLSHVERLHDAGFSIAAVTDRVVSPVTQFADPVITVPVTTSSIFDVYGAPIVLLNLLLLETAKRIPGIEERLNRVETLEQGEHIYWNF; encoded by the coding sequence ATGAAAGAATTGCAGAATCTCAAAAGCTTGGAGGATTTCCTGCAACGCCTCGGAGCCGCAGCGGGCGAATCCGAGACCAACCGGCATTTGGCGGACTATTTTGCGACCCATTATCTTGAAATTCCTTTCATGACCGCCGGGGAGGTGGCGGCGGAAGCCAAGGTCAGTCAGGCCAGTGTCTCCCGTTTCTGTATGTCCCTGGGCTTTCACGGATACAGCGATTTGCTCCGGGAGTTGCAGAAATTGGTCCGGGAGGACATTACGGCGCCCAAGCGCCTGCGATACGCCACCCGGGGGAACCGGGACGACTACGAAGAGATCCTTGCCAATGAACAGCTCAATATCGCCGGACTGAGGGAAGTCGCGGAGCAGGAGGCCTTCCGGAGGCTGGCGGACAAATTGGCCACGGCTCCGCGGGTGGTGCTCTTGTCCGCCCGGATGTCGGCGACGCTCCTCCCCTATATGACCTATGTGCTCAATAAAATGCGGGATGGGGTCGAGGAGGTTCTTCCCCACACGCCGGCCTGGAACAGTTTGCCCTTGAGGGATCCGGCGGGCACGCAGATCGTGACCATCGCCTTTCCGCGATATCCGAACATTCTCCTTTCCCATGTGGAGCGCTTGCACGATGCCGGGTTTTCCATCGCGGCCGTCACCGATCGCGTCGTCTCCCCCGTTACCCAATTTGCCGATCCGGTGATCACGGTGCCGGTGACCACCTCGTCGATTTTTGATGTGTACGGGGCGCCTATTGTGCTGCTCAACTTGCTCCTTCTGGAGACGGCGAAGCGGATCCCCGGGATTGAAGAGCGGCTGAACCGGGTGGAAACGTTGGAGCAGGGAGAACACATTTATTGGAATTTTTGA
- a CDS encoding Fic family protein, whose translation MRSFMPDVMGRWPVSKGIVVLTNRIAEYRGKQALYQRQIPQVLDTLREYAVIQSTESSNRIEGIVVPTRRFTSIMRHASEPQTRSEAEIAGYRDVLRMIHEHHEHMRLTSNLILQLHRDLMKYAGKGGQWKMADNYIEEVAPDGERRIRFQTVPAWQTPGAVEELCRLFLLELQRGEWPDVLLIAAFVLDFLCIHPFADGNGRMARLLSLLLLYQSGYVVGRYISLARVIEDTKDQYYDTLYRSSQGWHEGEHDLTPWMEYFLTMLLEAYRRFEQRVGDTEAAKHRGWKKERIQNVVHGFVADFSISDVEKLCPGISRSMVTRVLNELSRQGVIECIQKGRHARWKRCGQGN comes from the coding sequence GTGCGTTCGTTTATGCCCGATGTCATGGGAAGGTGGCCTGTCAGCAAAGGCATTGTGGTGCTGACCAACCGGATTGCCGAGTACCGCGGAAAGCAGGCGTTGTATCAGCGGCAAATCCCGCAGGTGCTTGATACGTTGCGGGAGTATGCCGTCATTCAAAGTACGGAGTCGTCGAACCGAATCGAGGGCATCGTTGTGCCGACCCGAAGGTTTACGTCCATCATGCGACACGCATCTGAGCCGCAAACCCGGTCGGAGGCCGAGATTGCGGGGTACCGTGACGTGTTGAGGATGATTCACGAGCATCATGAACACATGCGGTTAACCTCAAATTTGATTCTCCAATTGCACCGGGATCTGATGAAGTATGCCGGTAAAGGCGGGCAATGGAAGATGGCGGACAATTATATCGAAGAGGTTGCCCCGGATGGTGAGCGGAGGATTCGTTTCCAAACCGTACCGGCATGGCAAACACCAGGCGCAGTGGAAGAGTTGTGCCGCCTGTTTCTCCTGGAACTGCAGCGCGGAGAATGGCCGGACGTTCTGCTCATCGCCGCCTTTGTCCTGGATTTCTTGTGCATCCATCCCTTTGCTGATGGGAATGGACGCATGGCGCGGCTTTTGTCCCTTCTGTTGCTTTATCAGAGCGGGTACGTCGTGGGACGATACATCAGTTTGGCACGGGTGATCGAAGATACGAAGGATCAGTATTATGACACATTGTACCGGTCATCGCAGGGTTGGCATGAGGGTGAACATGATTTAACGCCTTGGATGGAATATTTCCTGACCATGCTGCTTGAAGCGTATCGGAGATTCGAGCAGCGGGTGGGGGACACTGAGGCGGCGAAGCATCGGGGATGGAAGAAGGAACGAATTCAAAACGTGGTTCACGGGTTTGTGGCGGATTTTAGCATTTCTGACGTGGAAAAGCTGTGTCCCGGAATCAGTCGGTCAATGGTTACGCGTGTTTTGAACGAATTGAGCCGCCAAGGTGTCATCGAGTGCATTCAAAAAGGGCGCCATGCCCGCTGGAAGCGATGCGGCCAGGGCAACTGA
- the ltrA gene encoding group II intron reverse transcriptase/maturase, with protein sequence MKWHNLYGRLLSYQRLYEAWLKVKANRGAGGVDGISLSAFESKLEENLQELLRDLKAKTYKPMPVLRRYIPKRNGKKRPLGLPSIRDKVVQQAVVDILQPLYETEFHPASVGFRPGKGAFNAFGRIIHLMEQGYVWVYDADIKGYFDCIDHRILLEVMKRRIADRSILDLIWQWLKAGVMENGVRSFSKAGTPQGGVISPLLANVYLNELDWELSKAGVQFVRYADDFLVFAKNEEGVKHGENIVRTVMKRLKLELSVEKTKTLHLMEERTSDGRIIPELEYLGVAIQGWFRKRDGTWSFGLKCTSEAMKDFRVAVKEKTPKTHTLSLAALVERVNPIIMGKAAYWAQAAKAVQVYKSIRGRCRCATALLGQQTSRLDAYVRQRIRRCRLPQRGGSKTYRRANMLRSIYTHERLIKAGLRYAERIVRDAATGLPLTDDEYLALIRQRREKAAAAKRQRKADDAAYWAKRAAAYQRAQERVRKFESK encoded by the coding sequence TTGAAGTGGCACAATCTTTACGGACGTTTGCTCAGCTATCAACGGTTGTATGAGGCGTGGCTAAAAGTGAAGGCGAATCGGGGGGCTGGCGGAGTAGACGGAATCAGTCTGTCCGCTTTTGAAAGCAAATTGGAGGAAAACCTCCAAGAGCTTCTAAGAGACCTCAAAGCCAAGACTTATAAGCCAATGCCAGTACTCAGACGCTACATTCCGAAACGAAACGGCAAGAAACGTCCACTTGGCCTTCCGTCTATACGGGACAAGGTTGTACAGCAAGCGGTGGTGGATATACTCCAACCTCTATACGAGACGGAGTTTCATCCGGCCTCCGTCGGCTTCCGTCCCGGAAAAGGTGCGTTCAATGCGTTCGGACGCATCATTCACCTGATGGAGCAAGGCTATGTTTGGGTGTACGATGCTGACATCAAGGGCTACTTTGACTGTATAGACCATCGAATACTGCTGGAGGTTATGAAGCGAAGGATTGCCGACCGATCCATTTTGGACCTCATCTGGCAGTGGTTAAAGGCTGGGGTCATGGAGAATGGTGTGAGAAGTTTCTCCAAGGCGGGTACGCCGCAGGGCGGAGTCATCTCTCCATTGCTGGCCAATGTCTACCTCAACGAGTTGGACTGGGAGCTCAGTAAGGCTGGAGTGCAGTTTGTGCGCTATGCCGACGACTTTTTGGTCTTCGCAAAGAATGAAGAAGGCGTCAAGCATGGGGAAAATATCGTTCGAACTGTGATGAAAAGACTAAAGCTCGAACTGTCGGTTGAAAAGACCAAGACCCTGCACCTGATGGAGGAACGCACCTCAGACGGAAGGATAATTCCTGAACTCGAATACCTCGGAGTGGCAATCCAAGGATGGTTTCGAAAACGGGACGGAACATGGAGCTTTGGGCTGAAATGTACCTCGGAAGCCATGAAGGATTTCCGAGTGGCAGTGAAGGAAAAGACCCCAAAGACGCATACCCTAAGTCTGGCAGCGCTGGTCGAGAGAGTGAACCCGATCATCATGGGAAAGGCGGCGTACTGGGCACAAGCTGCTAAAGCGGTGCAGGTGTATAAATCAATTCGAGGCCGATGCCGCTGTGCCACAGCGCTCCTCGGTCAACAGACGAGCAGGCTAGATGCGTATGTCCGTCAACGTATTCGGCGTTGCCGCCTGCCTCAGCGTGGCGGTAGCAAGACGTACAGGAGAGCTAACATGCTCAGGTCAATCTACACCCACGAGCGCCTTATAAAGGCGGGACTTCGATATGCCGAGAGAATTGTTCGGGATGCGGCTACGGGCCTGCCGCTGACAGATGACGAGTATTTAGCGCTTATCCGTCAGCGCAGGGAGAAGGCAGCCGCTGCCAAGCGGCAACGCAAAGCTGATGACGCAGCGTACTGGGCCAAGCGAGCTGCTGCGTATCAACGAGCCCAGGAACGAGTACGCAAGTTCGAGAGTAAGTGA
- a CDS encoding type II toxin-antitoxin system PemK/MazF family toxin, which translates to MIGDRLEPGDILLVHLPGHVPPGHEQEGVRPAVVLGVPPEPVRFGVVLVAPATTSAGQWARRNPLLYPRLPAGAGGLRRPSTILLDQVRALDLQRTVEYLGTLAPTELETIRRGLRALLNL; encoded by the coding sequence ATGATCGGTGACCGCCTCGAGCCAGGAGACATTCTCTTGGTTCACCTGCCTGGGCACGTCCCGCCGGGACACGAGCAGGAGGGGGTTCGCCCGGCTGTCGTGCTTGGCGTGCCGCCGGAGCCCGTCCGCTTTGGCGTGGTCCTCGTTGCACCGGCGACGACGAGCGCCGGGCAGTGGGCCAGGAGGAATCCCCTGCTTTACCCACGCTTGCCGGCCGGCGCCGGCGGACTTCGTCGGCCATCGACCATCCTCTTGGACCAGGTGCGAGCACTCGACCTACAGCGGACGGTGGAGTACCTGGGTACGCTGGCCCCGACGGAACTGGAGACGATCCGCAGGGGACTGCGCGCGCTGCTGAATCTGTGA
- a CDS encoding aconitase X, translating into MNAVYGARSNRESAQSALCAAVAGRVPEYGLLLAENRRGQIVVDVKAELSSDFDYQLLGYAVPKKIGHRIPVFVGIPDTASPEALMNLCAELNTAGAVPMFHIVGLTPEAPTLEAALGGREPVDTVTVTDRDLLEVREQISQAPGQVDFVLLGCPHLSLRQLQTIAELVRGKKLRVELWINTSAYTREVAARMGLVDVIERAGGHVLQDTCVDQPIWKHLEGKTGATESPKCAYYTKRRQMNFVIRSLEACVQAAIEGVIA; encoded by the coding sequence GTGAACGCCGTCTACGGGGCCCGGAGCAACCGGGAGTCGGCCCAGAGCGCGCTGTGCGCCGCGGTGGCCGGCCGGGTACCGGAGTACGGGCTACTTCTGGCTGAGAACCGCCGGGGGCAAATCGTGGTGGACGTCAAGGCCGAGTTGTCGAGTGATTTTGACTACCAACTGTTGGGATATGCTGTGCCGAAAAAGATCGGCCACCGGATCCCGGTATTCGTGGGCATCCCCGATACGGCCTCCCCGGAGGCACTCATGAACCTGTGTGCCGAGCTGAACACCGCCGGGGCCGTGCCCATGTTTCACATAGTCGGCCTCACCCCCGAGGCACCGACTTTGGAAGCGGCCCTGGGCGGTCGGGAGCCCGTGGACACCGTGACCGTCACAGACCGGGACTTGCTGGAGGTTCGGGAACAGATCTCCCAAGCCCCGGGTCAGGTAGATTTCGTTCTTCTCGGCTGCCCCCACCTCAGCCTGCGCCAGCTGCAGACCATCGCCGAGCTGGTGCGGGGGAAGAAGCTGCGGGTGGAGCTGTGGATCAACACCTCGGCGTATACCCGGGAGGTGGCGGCCCGGATGGGCCTGGTGGACGTTATCGAGAGGGCGGGGGGGCACGTGCTTCAGGACACCTGCGTGGACCAGCCGATCTGGAAGCACCTGGAGGGTAAAACCGGAGCCACGGAATCGCCCAAATGCGCCTATTACACGAAACGCAGGCAGATGAACTTTGTGATCCGGAGCCTGGAGGCCTGTGTTCAGGCGGCGATCGAGGGGGTGATCGCATGA
- a CDS encoding PepSY domain-containing protein, whose amino-acid sequence MKRFSKIAVSAATLAVLSTGYPVPSGPVHAAPGQVPGPAAAPDSVTTPDTVAPAGQTGTPPVASAVPPTVPPTKAPTPPPNAISEKEAVAKVRALFDGLGEFPYVTAYYLPGDPRAGIFMGSRPTWDLTFFATDPSKFQGPPSEPPDTLNARVDAITGAILDFSRMNPAWTGDRQPDNQLALQAATAFLQKVGSPFRDQGLERIGGGGITQTATPGTKTLQWRFAVVTFSEKVHGIPFPQNSLDIRVDQFGHVIGMQIMHPFDSSKLPDPSGAISSDEAQKLLAAQLQLEKMYLTTPFHLDSSGQLQKGDRPVLGYFPMRQGSIDAFSGKPFTGGLSIPPNMEMNKTLSIIGQGQALQAKDKDTAARLVADFLHMDLSGMTFEEQTPPPDTLSGYHPRVLTWSLRPPASSPAAQGSTIAPAEQPSHINAVFDADTGQWLDLNVDTQMLRGKPAVLSMEQGEAKALSFLQQILPKGSQTVQLVWEMDGSKPLPSPPDWFDPAKDPNFMPEPLPVYTYIFRPLVQGVPILDRIYNVQVDATTGRIVGFTLPPASSPALPDNRDTITPEQAKTAFLQAQPIRLVYTWPAFGNQAAPQGQLVYEFDPNHPIQYIDAFTGKLAFFGGR is encoded by the coding sequence GTGAAACGGTTTTCTAAGATCGCTGTCTCGGCAGCAACCCTGGCCGTTCTCTCCACAGGGTATCCCGTCCCGAGCGGCCCCGTGCACGCCGCCCCGGGGCAAGTGCCCGGCCCTGCCGCGGCGCCCGACTCTGTCACCACACCGGACACCGTCGCGCCCGCCGGGCAAACGGGGACCCCGCCCGTCGCATCGGCGGTCCCTCCAACCGTTCCGCCGACGAAGGCGCCCACCCCGCCGCCGAACGCCATCAGCGAGAAAGAGGCGGTGGCCAAAGTTCGCGCCCTGTTTGACGGACTGGGAGAATTCCCCTATGTCACCGCGTACTATCTCCCGGGAGATCCCCGAGCCGGCATCTTTATGGGATCCAGACCCACATGGGATCTGACCTTTTTTGCGACCGATCCGTCCAAATTCCAAGGCCCGCCATCGGAGCCGCCGGACACGCTCAATGCAAGGGTTGATGCCATAACCGGCGCAATCCTGGACTTCTCACGGATGAACCCCGCGTGGACCGGCGATCGTCAGCCGGACAACCAACTGGCGCTTCAAGCCGCCACCGCTTTCTTGCAAAAGGTGGGCTCTCCTTTTCGCGATCAGGGGCTGGAGCGAATCGGCGGCGGCGGAATCACCCAAACCGCCACACCCGGAACAAAAACTTTACAGTGGCGGTTCGCAGTGGTAACGTTCAGCGAGAAAGTGCACGGCATTCCTTTCCCCCAAAATTCCCTGGACATCCGGGTGGATCAATTCGGTCATGTCATTGGGATGCAGATTATGCATCCATTTGACAGTTCGAAACTCCCCGACCCCTCCGGGGCCATCTCGTCGGACGAGGCGCAAAAATTGCTGGCGGCCCAACTCCAACTGGAAAAAATGTATCTCACGACGCCGTTCCATCTGGATTCTTCCGGGCAGCTCCAAAAGGGAGACCGGCCGGTCCTCGGCTATTTTCCCATGCGGCAGGGGAGCATCGACGCCTTTTCAGGGAAACCGTTTACCGGAGGACTTTCGATACCGCCGAATATGGAAATGAATAAAACCCTCTCCATCATCGGTCAGGGGCAGGCCCTTCAGGCCAAGGACAAAGACACGGCCGCACGCCTGGTGGCGGATTTCCTGCATATGGATCTTTCTGGGATGACTTTTGAGGAGCAGACACCGCCTCCGGACACCTTGAGCGGTTATCATCCGCGGGTGTTGACTTGGTCGCTCCGCCCGCCCGCGAGTTCCCCGGCCGCGCAAGGCTCAACCATTGCCCCCGCGGAACAGCCGAGCCACATCAACGCGGTGTTTGACGCCGACACCGGCCAGTGGCTGGACCTGAACGTGGATACCCAGATGCTTCGAGGCAAACCGGCGGTTCTGTCCATGGAACAAGGAGAAGCGAAGGCCCTCTCGTTCCTGCAGCAGATTTTGCCCAAGGGCAGCCAAACTGTTCAACTCGTTTGGGAAATGGACGGTTCCAAGCCACTGCCGAGCCCTCCGGACTGGTTCGACCCGGCCAAGGATCCCAACTTCATGCCGGAGCCGCTGCCGGTGTACACATACATCTTTCGTCCATTGGTTCAGGGCGTGCCCATCCTGGATCGCATCTACAATGTGCAAGTGGATGCAACCACGGGGCGGATCGTGGGATTCACACTGCCGCCCGCGTCATCGCCGGCGCTGCCGGATAATCGAGATACCATCACTCCGGAGCAGGCCAAAACGGCTTTTCTCCAGGCGCAGCCCATCCGGCTGGTGTACACATGGCCGGCATTCGGCAATCAGGCGGCCCCGCAAGGCCAGTTGGTGTACGAGTTCGATCCGAATCACCCGATCCAGTACATCGACGCCTTCACGGGGAAACTGGCATTTTTCGGCGGTCGTTAG